A single genomic interval of Spirosoma taeanense harbors:
- a CDS encoding DMT family transporter encodes MLLAILTFTSFAVLIRILANPLSNVFQKQLTQRAADPLFVISATYGFLTVACLAFWPQLRLTGLPVAFWQSMLVVGALAMFGNVFLVKALQIGDLSVLGPINAYKSVVGLIFGIFLLNEVPGWWGLTGVILIVVGSYVVLSNAQQHKPFSWTVFQRPEVKLRLAALVFSAIDGTFLKKAIVLSTPTIAFFYWCLFGFGFTLVWILLTMRSQWRAQTKLLLSHKIIYLGLFVAVGVTQIASNVALAGMPVGYALALFQTSALVSVLFGYQFFKERGIVRKLIGASIMVAGAVLITVLG; translated from the coding sequence ATGCTGTTAGCTATTCTTACCTTTACCAGTTTCGCGGTGCTCATCCGTATTCTGGCGAATCCGCTTTCAAATGTATTCCAGAAGCAGCTGACGCAGCGGGCCGCTGATCCGTTGTTCGTTATTTCGGCAACGTATGGGTTCCTGACCGTCGCGTGTCTGGCGTTCTGGCCGCAGCTACGGCTTACGGGCCTACCCGTCGCCTTCTGGCAGAGTATGCTGGTCGTCGGGGCGCTGGCCATGTTCGGGAATGTATTTCTGGTTAAGGCGCTGCAGATTGGCGACCTGTCGGTACTCGGACCAATCAACGCCTACAAATCAGTGGTAGGGCTCATTTTTGGCATTTTTTTGCTCAATGAGGTGCCGGGCTGGTGGGGCCTGACAGGCGTAATCTTGATAGTAGTAGGTAGCTATGTCGTCCTGAGTAATGCCCAACAGCATAAACCGTTCTCCTGGACGGTGTTTCAACGACCAGAGGTCAAACTGCGGCTGGCGGCTCTGGTGTTTTCTGCCATTGACGGGACGTTTCTGAAGAAAGCGATTGTGCTGTCAACACCAACAATCGCTTTCTTTTACTGGTGTCTGTTTGGGTTCGGCTTTACGTTAGTCTGGATTCTGCTAACGATGCGCAGCCAGTGGCGGGCGCAAACGAAGCTACTTTTATCCCATAAAATCATCTACTTAGGACTGTTTGTGGCTGTAGGAGTTACGCAGATAGCGAGCAATGTTGCCCTGGCAGGGATGCCCGTTGGTTATGCGTTGGCATTGTTTCAAACGTCGGCGCTGGTAAGCGTTTTGTTCGGTTATCAGTTCTTTAAGGAACGGGGCATTGTCCGTAAGCTGATCGGGGCCAGTATTATGGTTGCCGGAGCGGTTCTGATTACGGTGCTAGGGTAA
- a CDS encoding YceD family protein, which produces MNALRAYDINIAGLENKRYEYDFTSDDTFFAALEQDLIGKGNVQTHLTLDKSETMIRLDFHITGTVEQVCDRSLDEYDEVVDTRQMMLLKFGDHNEELSDEIELIERNTATINVARYIFEFISLSLPMKRLHPRFRDEDDADDETNGKLIYRSDPETEDSTEDQPAIDPRWAALRKLSDN; this is translated from the coding sequence GTGAACGCATTACGGGCATACGACATCAACATTGCCGGGCTGGAAAACAAACGCTACGAATACGACTTTACGTCGGACGACACGTTTTTTGCCGCGCTGGAGCAGGACTTGATTGGCAAGGGTAATGTGCAGACGCACCTGACTCTGGACAAGTCCGAAACGATGATCCGGCTGGATTTTCACATCACCGGAACGGTAGAGCAGGTTTGCGACCGTAGCCTCGATGAATACGACGAAGTCGTTGATACGCGGCAGATGATGCTGCTTAAATTCGGCGATCATAACGAAGAACTGAGCGACGAGATCGAACTCATTGAACGGAACACCGCTACGATTAACGTAGCCCGCTACATCTTCGAGTTCATCAGTTTATCTCTCCCCATGAAGCGGCTTCACCCCCGCTTTCGGGACGAAGATGATGCAGACGACGAGACAAACGGCAAACTGATTTATCGGTCGGACCCGGAAACGGAAGACTCTACCGAAGATCAGCCAGCTATTGATCCGCGCTGGGCAGCCCTGCGCAAACTGAGTGATAATTAA
- the rpmF gene encoding 50S ribosomal protein L32 has product MAHPKRRHSSTRRDKRRTHYKATAVTLSTDAQTGEVHERHHAHVFEGNLFYKGQMIIENYAKTA; this is encoded by the coding sequence ATGGCACATCCCAAACGACGCCACTCCAGCACCCGGCGTGATAAGCGCAGAACTCACTATAAGGCTACGGCCGTAACCCTCTCGACCGACGCCCAGACCGGCGAAGTTCACGAGCGGCACCACGCCCACGTTTTCGAGGGCAACCTGTTTTACAAGGGGCAAATGATTATCGAGAATTACGCCAAAACGGCCTAA
- a CDS encoding inositol oxygenase family protein, producing the protein MTAFNNSELSPLSSLEQWEDDLLIRYPEPEHKAKEAYRNYDSPERDTVREFYRLNHTYQTYDFVRAKEREFLSFDKKELPVWGAMEFLNTLVDDSDPDTDLDQLQHLLQTAEAIRADGHPDWFVLTGFLHDMGKVLCLFGEPQWAVVGDTFPVGCKHSDKIVYPEFFVNNPDSHDERYNTKYGVYDPNCGLRNVHMSWGHDEYLYNITKDYLPEPALYMIRYHSFYAQHREEAYDHLMDDHDRAMFNWVRKFNPYDLYSKSPKPPVVSELKPYYEDLIAKYLPATIRL; encoded by the coding sequence ATGACTGCTTTCAATAATTCTGAACTCAGCCCTCTCAGCAGCCTGGAACAATGGGAAGATGATCTGCTGATCCGATACCCTGAACCTGAACATAAGGCAAAAGAAGCGTATCGTAACTACGATAGCCCCGAACGCGACACCGTGCGGGAATTCTACCGGCTCAATCATACCTACCAGACCTACGACTTTGTTCGGGCCAAAGAGCGTGAGTTTTTGTCGTTCGACAAGAAAGAGCTGCCGGTATGGGGCGCAATGGAATTTTTGAATACACTCGTAGACGATTCAGACCCGGATACCGACCTCGATCAGCTTCAGCATCTGCTGCAGACCGCCGAAGCCATCCGCGCCGACGGCCATCCGGACTGGTTTGTGCTGACCGGCTTTCTGCACGACATGGGTAAAGTGCTGTGTTTGTTCGGCGAGCCGCAGTGGGCCGTTGTTGGCGATACGTTCCCGGTGGGGTGCAAGCATTCGGATAAGATTGTTTATCCGGAGTTTTTCGTCAACAACCCCGACAGCCACGACGAGCGGTACAACACTAAATACGGCGTTTACGACCCGAACTGTGGGCTGCGTAATGTCCATATGTCGTGGGGCCATGATGAGTACCTCTACAACATTACGAAAGACTACCTGCCCGAGCCGGCACTGTACATGATTCGGTACCACTCCTTCTACGCGCAGCACCGCGAGGAAGCCTACGACCACCTGATGGACGACCACGACCGGGCGATGTTCAACTGGGTACGGAAGTTTAACCCATATGATCTGTACTCGAAAAGCCCAAAGCCGCCCGTAGTGAGCGAGCTTAAGCCGTATTACGAAGACCTGATTGCAAAGTACCTACCAGCAACAATCAGGCTCTAA
- a CDS encoding sodium/sugar symporter: protein MNHLALADYVVFFIYFIVVVGYGYWIYQRRRSTETNTTDFFLAEGSLTWWAIGASMIASNISAEHFIGMAGSGFAMGLAISSYEWIAAATLIVVAIFFIPIYLRNHIYTMPQFLAQRYSPTVSTILAVFWLVVYVLVNLTSILYLGAIAIESLAGLSFTTCTIGLAVFSIFITLGGMKVIGYTDVIQVTVLVIGGLVVTYLALQLVADQTGASGIWDGLVALRKQADSHFHLYFREGHPHYDALPGMSLVLGGMWLNNLYYWGCNQYIVQRTLGADLKTARAGILFAAFLKLVIPLIVVIPGIAAYVLYQEGTFRAAMTDASGVVKPDHAYPVLMNLLPIGMKGLAFAALTAAVVASLAGKCNSIATIFTLDIYKKFFDKDASERKLVNVGRWAVLVSFAIAIVLAPMLRSFDQVYQYIQEYTNFITPGVFAIFLLGFFWKRATNRAALTVAILTIPFSTLLKFWPEMMSVIDIEADPIPFLHRTTWVFCLDVALMVIITLTDPAGVPLNKGLIVERRMFRVSPSFVVGAVAIFGVLAVLYSVFW, encoded by the coding sequence ATGAACCACCTTGCCCTGGCCGACTACGTCGTCTTCTTTATCTACTTTATTGTTGTTGTGGGTTATGGCTACTGGATTTACCAGCGTCGACGCTCTACTGAAACTAATACAACGGATTTTTTCCTGGCCGAAGGTTCATTGACCTGGTGGGCTATTGGAGCTTCAATGATTGCTTCCAATATTTCGGCCGAGCATTTTATCGGCATGGCCGGTTCCGGCTTTGCCATGGGTCTTGCCATTTCATCCTACGAATGGATAGCGGCCGCAACCCTGATTGTGGTCGCTATCTTTTTTATTCCCATCTACCTTCGCAACCACATCTACACCATGCCGCAGTTTCTGGCGCAACGGTACAGCCCTACCGTCAGCACCATTCTGGCGGTGTTCTGGCTGGTGGTTTATGTGCTCGTCAACCTCACGTCTATTCTGTATCTGGGGGCCATCGCCATTGAGTCGCTGGCGGGTTTATCCTTTACGACCTGCACAATTGGCTTAGCAGTATTCTCAATCTTCATTACGCTTGGCGGCATGAAAGTGATTGGCTACACAGATGTTATCCAGGTGACGGTGCTGGTGATCGGGGGCCTGGTCGTAACGTATCTGGCCCTCCAACTTGTAGCCGACCAAACGGGGGCGTCGGGGATATGGGATGGGCTGGTTGCTTTACGAAAACAGGCCGACAGCCATTTTCATCTCTACTTCCGTGAGGGGCATCCGCATTACGACGCCTTACCGGGAATGTCGCTGGTACTGGGCGGCATGTGGCTCAATAACCTTTACTACTGGGGCTGTAACCAATACATTGTGCAGCGAACGTTAGGGGCAGATTTGAAGACGGCCCGCGCCGGAATTTTGTTTGCAGCCTTCTTAAAGCTGGTAATCCCGCTGATTGTGGTCATTCCCGGCATTGCTGCGTATGTACTTTACCAGGAAGGTACGTTCCGGGCAGCCATGACCGACGCTTCGGGCGTGGTCAAACCCGATCATGCGTACCCGGTGCTGATGAATCTTTTGCCCATTGGCATGAAGGGCCTGGCCTTTGCCGCTCTGACAGCCGCTGTTGTGGCATCGCTGGCGGGCAAATGCAACTCGATCGCAACGATTTTTACGCTGGACATCTACAAGAAGTTTTTTGATAAGGACGCGTCGGAGCGAAAGCTCGTTAACGTAGGGCGCTGGGCCGTGCTGGTCTCATTCGCCATAGCGATTGTTCTGGCTCCCATGCTGCGCTCATTCGACCAGGTCTATCAGTATATTCAGGAATATACCAATTTCATTACGCCGGGCGTCTTCGCAATTTTCCTGCTGGGTTTCTTCTGGAAACGGGCCACTAACCGGGCTGCCCTGACGGTAGCGATCCTGACGATCCCGTTTTCTACGTTGCTTAAGTTCTGGCCCGAGATGATGAGCGTTATAGACATTGAGGCCGATCCAATTCCTTTTCTACACCGGACAACCTGGGTATTTTGTCTGGACGTGGCCCTAATGGTTATTATAACCCTGACCGACCCGGCCGGGGTGCCGCTTAACAAAGGACTGATCGTTGAACGGCGCATGTTCCGCGTATCACCCTCCTTTGTCGTGGGAGCGGTAGCCATTTTTGGGGTATTAGCCGTTCTGTATTCGGTATTCTGGTAA
- the accB gene encoding acetyl-CoA carboxylase biotin carboxyl carrier protein produces the protein MNTKDIQQLIDFISQSGLDEVNIETTDLKISVKRYGSGSPVAAVSAAPTPATPAPQPQAQAPQAAASAAQPAPTAPKAETSNYITIKSPMIGTFYRSSSPDTPSFVEIGDSVSTGKVVCIIEAMKLFNEIESEVSGRIVKVLVENATPVEYDQPLFLVEPI, from the coding sequence ATGAACACGAAAGATATACAGCAACTCATCGACTTCATCTCGCAATCGGGCCTGGATGAGGTAAACATCGAAACGACTGACTTAAAAATCAGCGTTAAACGCTATGGATCGGGTTCTCCGGTGGCGGCCGTTTCGGCCGCTCCGACTCCGGCAACTCCGGCTCCTCAGCCACAGGCCCAGGCTCCTCAGGCGGCAGCCTCGGCGGCTCAGCCAGCACCAACTGCGCCCAAAGCCGAAACGTCAAACTACATTACAATCAAGTCGCCGATGATCGGTACGTTTTACCGCTCGTCGAGCCCCGACACGCCTTCGTTCGTTGAAATTGGCGACAGTGTAAGCACCGGTAAGGTTGTCTGCATCATCGAAGCCATGAAGCTGTTCAACGAAATCGAGTCGGAGGTTTCGGGCCGCATCGTGAAGGTGCTGGTAGAAAACGCCACGCCCGTCGAGTACGATCAGCCGTTGTTTTTGGTAGAACCCATTTAA
- the plsX gene encoding phosphate acyltransferase PlsX, whose translation MKIAVDAMGGDFAPEAIVEGVAMAAAELPENVTIVLIGKQSVVKELLRKYDSQTVASIELVNADDVIEMSEHPTKALSQKPNSSIGIGFKLLKDGQVNAFCSAGNTGAMHVGALFSIKAIEGILRPCIAGFVPQITGGHAVMLDIGANADCKPEMLAQFGEIGSIYAQYTFGIDRPRVALMNIGTEEQKGSLVAQAAHQLLKDSRRIQFIGNIEGGDFFAGKADVIVTDGFTGNTMFKLGESFYTMAAKRKISDEFIDKTNYESVGGSPILGVNGNVIIAHGISSPLAIKNMIRLAIRQVESDAYTKIAQSLA comes from the coding sequence ATGAAAATTGCAGTGGACGCAATGGGTGGCGATTTCGCTCCCGAAGCGATTGTTGAAGGGGTTGCGATGGCCGCTGCTGAATTGCCGGAGAATGTAACTATCGTGCTAATTGGCAAGCAGTCTGTCGTGAAGGAATTGTTACGAAAGTACGATTCTCAGACAGTCGCTTCCATTGAGCTGGTCAACGCCGACGATGTTATCGAGATGAGCGAGCACCCCACAAAGGCGCTCTCGCAGAAACCCAATTCCAGCATCGGGATTGGGTTTAAACTTTTGAAGGACGGGCAGGTCAACGCTTTCTGCAGCGCTGGTAATACGGGCGCTATGCACGTCGGAGCGCTGTTCAGCATCAAAGCAATCGAGGGTATTCTTCGGCCGTGCATTGCCGGTTTTGTGCCGCAGATTACGGGCGGTCATGCCGTCATGCTCGATATAGGTGCCAATGCCGATTGCAAACCCGAAATGCTGGCGCAGTTTGGCGAAATCGGGTCAATTTACGCGCAGTATACCTTTGGCATTGATCGGCCGCGCGTCGCCCTCATGAACATCGGTACCGAAGAACAAAAAGGATCTTTAGTCGCTCAGGCGGCTCACCAGCTTCTGAAAGACAGCCGGCGGATTCAGTTTATCGGCAACATTGAAGGCGGTGATTTCTTCGCTGGCAAAGCCGACGTTATTGTAACCGACGGTTTTACGGGTAATACGATGTTTAAACTGGGGGAGTCGTTTTATACTATGGCCGCCAAGCGCAAAATCAGCGACGAATTCATCGATAAAACCAACTACGAATCCGTTGGTGGCAGCCCAATTCTGGGCGTCAACGGGAACGTAATCATTGCCCATGGCATTTCTTCGCCCCTGGCAATTAAAAATATGATTCGTCTGGCTATCCGACAGGTTGAGTCCGACGCTTACACAAAAATTGCACAGAGCCTGGCCTAA
- the accC gene encoding acetyl-CoA carboxylase biotin carboxylase subunit, with the protein MFKKILIANRGEIALRIIRTCREMGIKTVAVYSTADRDSLHVRFADEAVCIGPPVSKQSYLSIPSIISAAEVTGADAIHPGYGFLSENAEFSQICADYGIKFIGATAEQINGMGDKATAKATMRAAGVPVIPGSDGLLESIEQGKRLSAEMGYPVIVKATAGGGGRGMRIIRSEDEFEKAWNDARTEAGAAFGNDGLYLEKFVEEPRHIEIQIVGDQYGKVCHLSERDCSIQRRHQKLVEETPSPIISPEIREQMGEAAIKGAQAIGYEGAGTIEFLVDKHGKFYFMEMNTRIQVEHPITEEVTDFDLIKEQIKVAAGAEISGRNYTPKLYAMECRINAEDPANGFRPSPGKITVLHMPGGHGVRVDSHVYAGYTIPPNYDSMIAKLIVSGQSREEVITRMKRALQEFVIEGIKTTIPFHIKLMDDPGFKSGQFTTAFLDSFDFSTL; encoded by the coding sequence ATGTTTAAGAAAATCTTAATCGCTAACCGGGGAGAGATCGCGCTGCGAATTATCCGGACGTGCCGTGAAATGGGGATCAAAACGGTAGCCGTTTACTCGACGGCCGACCGTGATAGCCTGCATGTGCGCTTTGCCGACGAGGCCGTTTGCATTGGCCCTCCGGTTAGTAAACAATCGTATCTGAGTATTCCCAGCATCATCTCGGCCGCCGAAGTGACCGGAGCCGACGCCATTCACCCCGGCTACGGGTTTTTGTCCGAAAACGCTGAATTTTCTCAGATTTGCGCTGATTACGGGATTAAGTTTATTGGTGCTACGGCCGAGCAGATCAACGGCATGGGCGATAAGGCTACGGCCAAGGCAACCATGCGGGCGGCTGGCGTGCCGGTCATTCCGGGTTCCGACGGTTTGCTCGAATCAATTGAGCAGGGCAAGAGGTTGTCCGCCGAGATGGGCTATCCTGTCATTGTGAAGGCCACAGCCGGGGGCGGTGGTCGCGGTATGCGGATTATTCGTTCGGAAGATGAGTTCGAGAAAGCCTGGAACGACGCTCGCACCGAGGCCGGTGCCGCCTTTGGCAATGATGGTCTGTATCTGGAAAAATTCGTGGAAGAGCCGCGCCACATCGAGATCCAGATTGTAGGCGATCAGTACGGTAAAGTCTGCCACTTATCCGAACGCGACTGTTCCATTCAGCGCCGGCACCAGAAACTGGTCGAAGAAACGCCGTCGCCAATCATCTCTCCTGAAATCCGGGAACAGATGGGCGAAGCGGCCATCAAAGGGGCGCAGGCCATTGGCTATGAAGGCGCGGGAACAATTGAGTTTCTGGTCGACAAACACGGGAAGTTCTATTTCATGGAGATGAACACCCGGATTCAGGTAGAGCACCCCATCACGGAAGAAGTTACAGACTTTGACCTGATTAAAGAGCAGATTAAAGTAGCGGCCGGAGCCGAGATTTCGGGCCGGAACTATACGCCCAAGCTCTACGCTATGGAGTGCCGCATCAACGCTGAAGACCCCGCTAACGGCTTCCGGCCATCGCCGGGCAAGATTACGGTCCTGCACATGCCGGGTGGGCACGGTGTTCGGGTGGATAGTCACGTCTACGCTGGGTACACCATTCCGCCTAATTACGACTCGATGATTGCCAAACTGATTGTGTCGGGGCAGTCGCGGGAAGAAGTGATTACGCGAATGAAACGGGCGCTTCAGGAATTTGTCATTGAAGGAATCAAAACAACCATCCCGTTCCATATTAAGCTCATGGACGATCCGGGGTTCAAGTCGGGCCAGTTTACAACGGCCTTCCTGGATAGTTTTGATTTCTCAACGCTTTAA
- a CDS encoding acyl-CoA dehydrogenase family protein, protein MEPLFTTARTKELIPRIREFVLDELVPLETPEYLTGNFSKVAAILDQKRELVRRAGLWGLQHSKNEDGLGLTLAEFGQISEVLAWSPFGHYAFNCQAPDIGNMELLHKHASGSLNQQYLEPLKAGHIRSCFSMTEPEFAGSNPTRIGTTAVREGDEWVINGHKWFTSSADGAAFAVVMAVTNPDAAPHRRASMILVPTDTPGFQRVRNISIMGDGSDHWGSHAEVRYTNVRVPVSNLIGEEGLGFVLAQERLGPGRIHHCMRWIGISERCFDLMCYRAATREMEDGVMLGEKQFVQGWIAESRAQIDAARLMVLRTAQNIDQFGAAAVRNQISAIKFFVADIMLKVVDWAIQTYGAMGITDDLLLAWYYRHERGARIYDGADEVHKTALARNILKGYGLDVNKNKSVNKPIAQA, encoded by the coding sequence ATGGAACCTCTCTTTACCACTGCCCGGACTAAGGAGTTAATCCCGCGTATCCGTGAGTTTGTTCTGGATGAGCTTGTGCCGCTCGAAACCCCAGAATACCTGACCGGCAACTTCTCGAAAGTAGCTGCCATCCTGGATCAGAAGCGTGAGCTTGTCAGACGGGCCGGTCTATGGGGTTTGCAGCACAGTAAAAACGAAGACGGACTGGGACTGACGCTGGCGGAGTTCGGGCAGATTAGCGAGGTGCTGGCCTGGTCGCCGTTTGGCCACTACGCTTTCAACTGCCAGGCCCCCGATATTGGCAACATGGAACTGCTGCATAAGCACGCATCCGGGTCGCTTAATCAGCAATACCTGGAACCGTTAAAGGCGGGGCACATCCGGTCGTGCTTCTCAATGACGGAACCGGAATTTGCGGGCTCCAATCCCACGCGGATAGGCACAACGGCTGTTCGGGAAGGCGATGAGTGGGTAATCAATGGCCACAAATGGTTTACCAGTTCAGCCGATGGGGCTGCCTTTGCAGTGGTTATGGCCGTTACGAATCCCGACGCAGCCCCGCACCGCCGGGCCAGTATGATTCTGGTGCCGACCGACACGCCGGGGTTCCAGCGCGTACGGAATATCAGCATCATGGGCGACGGTAGCGACCACTGGGGCAGCCATGCCGAAGTTCGTTATACAAACGTGCGGGTGCCGGTTTCTAACCTGATCGGTGAGGAAGGGCTGGGTTTTGTTCTGGCGCAGGAACGGCTGGGGCCGGGTCGAATTCACCACTGCATGCGCTGGATTGGCATCAGCGAACGCTGCTTCGACCTGATGTGCTATCGGGCGGCCACCCGCGAGATGGAAGATGGCGTAATGCTCGGCGAGAAGCAGTTCGTGCAGGGATGGATTGCCGAAAGCCGGGCGCAGATTGATGCTGCCCGGCTTATGGTATTACGTACAGCTCAGAATATTGATCAGTTCGGGGCTGCTGCCGTGCGGAATCAGATCTCGGCAATCAAATTCTTCGTGGCCGACATCATGCTGAAGGTTGTAGACTGGGCGATCCAGACGTATGGGGCGATGGGTATTACGGATGATCTGCTGCTGGCGTGGTATTACCGGCATGAACGCGGAGCCCGTATCTACGACGGCGCTGATGAGGTACACAAAACGGCGCTGGCGCGGAATATTCTGAAAGGTTACGGGCTGGACGTAAATAAGAACAAGTCGGTAAATAAGCCGATTGCGCAGGCTTAA
- a CDS encoding beta-ketoacyl-ACP synthase III: protein MSKAAITGIHGYVPDYVLTNAELERMVDTNDEWITTRTGIKERHILKGEGMGSSHMGAKAVEGLLAKTNTKPEEVDLLICATTTPDYVFPCTANLICDMVGIRNVGSFDIQAACSGFLYALTVGTQFIEAGKYQKVIVVGADKMSAIVDYTDRTTCVLFGDGAGAVLLEPNTEGYGVLDSIIRSDGVGQNHLFQKAGGSRYPPTHETVEKRWHYVYQDGPSVFKFAVKNMADVSAEIMERNQLTGSDVAWLVPHQANKRIIDATANRMGLEPDKVMMNIHKYGNTTAATIPLCLYDYESQLKKGDNLVLAAFGGGFTWGAAYVKWAY, encoded by the coding sequence ATGAGTAAAGCTGCCATTACTGGAATTCACGGTTACGTACCCGACTACGTGTTGACCAACGCGGAGCTGGAACGTATGGTCGATACAAACGACGAATGGATTACAACCCGTACGGGCATTAAAGAACGGCACATCCTCAAAGGCGAAGGAATGGGTTCTTCGCATATGGGGGCAAAGGCGGTAGAAGGTTTACTGGCGAAAACGAACACGAAGCCCGAAGAAGTTGACTTACTCATCTGCGCGACTACTACGCCTGACTACGTATTTCCCTGTACGGCGAATCTGATCTGCGACATGGTTGGTATCCGGAACGTTGGTAGTTTTGATATACAGGCTGCCTGCTCGGGCTTTCTGTATGCGCTGACGGTTGGCACACAGTTTATTGAAGCCGGAAAATACCAGAAGGTGATCGTCGTTGGCGCAGATAAGATGTCGGCCATTGTAGATTATACGGATCGGACTACGTGCGTACTGTTTGGTGACGGAGCAGGAGCGGTTCTGCTCGAACCGAATACCGAAGGGTATGGCGTGCTCGACTCCATAATTCGGTCAGACGGCGTTGGCCAGAACCATTTGTTTCAGAAAGCGGGCGGCAGTCGTTACCCACCCACCCACGAAACCGTTGAGAAGCGCTGGCATTACGTTTATCAGGACGGCCCGTCTGTCTTTAAATTCGCGGTCAAGAACATGGCCGACGTATCGGCTGAAATCATGGAGCGCAACCAGCTCACGGGCAGCGATGTGGCGTGGCTGGTGCCGCATCAGGCAAATAAGCGTATTATTGACGCCACGGCGAACCGAATGGGGCTTGAGCCCGATAAGGTCATGATGAATATTCATAAGTATGGGAATACCACCGCGGCTACCATACCGCTTTGTTTATACGATTACGAATCCCAGCTGAAGAAAGGCGACAATCTGGTGCTTGCCGCCTTTGGCGGAGGCTTTACGTGGGGGGCGGCCTATGTAAAGTGGGCGTATTGA
- the efp gene encoding elongation factor P, which translates to MATTADIRNGLVINYNNDLFQITEFQHVKPGKGAAFVRTKLKSLTTGRVIDNTFNSGVTIYPVRVERRKFQYLYKDEAGYNFMDQESFDQINLDEKLVEGADLMKEGQEVEIVINADTETPLSCELPPFVELEVTYAEPGIKGDTANSPKKRVEVESGAKIMVPLFIESGQKIRVDTRTRDYVERVK; encoded by the coding sequence ATGGCAACGACCGCAGACATCCGGAACGGATTAGTCATCAACTACAACAACGATCTTTTTCAGATTACCGAGTTTCAGCACGTTAAACCAGGTAAAGGCGCGGCTTTCGTGCGGACCAAGTTGAAAAGTCTGACCACAGGCCGGGTAATTGACAATACTTTCAACTCAGGCGTAACGATTTACCCTGTACGGGTAGAACGCCGGAAATTCCAATACCTTTACAAGGACGAAGCGGGCTATAACTTCATGGACCAGGAATCGTTCGATCAGATCAACCTCGACGAAAAACTCGTTGAAGGCGCCGATCTGATGAAAGAAGGCCAGGAAGTTGAAATCGTTATCAATGCCGACACAGAAACGCCACTTTCCTGCGAATTGCCGCCGTTTGTTGAACTGGAGGTGACCTACGCCGAGCCGGGTATCAAAGGCGACACCGCCAACAGCCCTAAAAAGCGGGTAGAAGTTGAATCTGGTGCAAAAATCATGGTACCACTCTTTATCGAGTCGGGCCAGAAGATTCGGGTTGATACCCGCACCCGTGATTACGTTGAACGGGTTAAGTAA